TGTTTATGCTAATTAGCTAagttaccttaaatagagaattgcttaatacaatttttattaaatatatatgtaatgaattttatacaaaaaatgctattcttactaacatctggtataactttattataaaaatagatgTCCTTctataaagaatttaaagtatgtttgaacatagaaaaggaatatatttatatcttatgttttGATGATTGTCcttcaaaaaatttaatgctgtataaatctaaaaaaataaaaattatattattactataatccttaaagtatataaatagtcatttttttaaatatattaaacttttatatacttgtttctaatacaataaaccacagttttactaaaattatagtattttcaaattaagttattttacttacatctctatgcaaattatataaatttatattgtttttaatgaatgtatataaattcataattcattttaatgagttctataactttatttttattcctacatattccaatttagaagtattctttatttagtaattttataatgttttccatatttttccaCCGTTAAACCggcaattagcactgaacccgtatttataaacttaaataagtttttatatgtaggtcgtttttaaaatagtacTTAgtaaatgttaaatatataacacataaataattattgatacaaattttaaattatgatagaaaactatgtgtattagattattatattgtccttttagataggagagataagggacgtatgcttttttaagacaaggatGCAGCCATATAAGATTTACCTATTCTACACAGTTTAattatttcttatattttctaccattaaagtttttaattcatgtataaattaaaaataacttagaattattacttttataaatatatagtttgcctttatattttataataaactatattttaaGGAAACTATAGagttattaatattattttgcttggTACTGGTAGTCTAATGTTATCACATTAAAGCatacttaaataaatgttataatatttcatttgatcTTGTATACATACAATTTAATCTGATAACacctttaataatatatataatgaatttataccCATATAGTGTATCAAATGgatttaatgatttttttgtatttaatactttatctattattattactattattattgttactgctATGTAACTATATAGTACAACGGAACAATTAGTGCACTCAATAAGAATCCTTTAAATCAATGTAGAATATTTccgtattttattttttaaagtatatattttagaaGGTATATCATATTGTAaaacaatttatttaaattatagatttatattttgtatatataataacctaataaaaatattattagttcaaattaattatttcataccttttctatatactttgcattaatatataattgtatatgtttcaaaaatttaacatatttcagtTTTAGTAATtgatacaatattatatatattagaacaATAACGCTATTCAATCTATCAtactatttataattatcagaacaaactataacataaattttattatatacttatattttatttttttaattattttaaaatataatatatttccaatttatttatacctcaaaactatGGAGTTTAAAATGTAATAGcgattaatatattattataccttatgatatataaattaaagtatataatgcaacttctattaatacaaaagaATAGTagctacaattaaaacttcaaaaaatcttagaagcataataatatatatagataatgctatattgtcgattctcgatcgatattttataaatatctattattacagtttgATTGTTAAAATACAacttaaatcaaaataatgacacaaataataagttttactaaataaaatctTTCATCAAACAaatgcattatatattataatctccataattcaatataccCCCTcattaacaagttttatataatagacaatttcATATACCATAATATCACTTCACATATgcaatataaacattttattttaatcatattaaatcggcatgaacactcaattgtatatattatactttatgagAATTATGGTATTGCCCCTTTCATATTAGTTTATACCCATTTTTTGATTGCATATTTAGACAGCATCCCAAATTAAGCATACGaggtaataaatattatcaaattataaacaaattaataaaaatatagccCTAACCCAAAACATAGATTACATAGAACAAAACTATAACTTATAGTACATAACCCTGACACAAAATACGAGTTTCCCAAAATGCAACTCTAAAACTTAGCATagcttataattttattaataagtgcgtttaaattattacataatatatatgcatgaaaatatggaaaaatgAGATTTTGACAAACACTAAACaaagatatattaattatatattaaattaaatatatataataatataacaaataaTTAAATCAAATTCCATCATTCTATAAATTGTAAAAAGTGTAACTTTTATGCCataaaatatcaaatatattatttttaatcatttaaacaagtataataaaacataataataaagaatggTTATCTTGgtactttttttaatttaaagcgaaaatttaataatttccAACATTTCTTAACTATGGAAAACGTATACGGTATAAATAGTATTCCTAAGTACCACGCTCCTGATGCCACTATCAAAAATTGTGATACCATAAATATCATCATCTTCttaaatagttttttttcatgtttttttatctttccattaattttaaatttcttataattattacttgatttaattttattatattcatcttCAAAATTGTCATCTTCACTCTCCAAGaaattttcttcattttccaATTTATTAAAGTCTTCATATTCTGATACAgaaatattttcatctttttttgttattctTTTGTCTTGTATCGGTTGTATTGCTATTTCGCTATTCCTTTTATTATCAAGCTCTTTTTTTACTTCTTCTAATTCTGTCCGAAGTTCATTAATTAactttttagtttttttatctacattatttaaatcgGGTAGTGTATTACTTTCTTTATGCTTCTTTATATGTGAATTTATAGCATTtcgaatatatataatttcttcGTCATCATCATTGTAGTCATTAAGTTGATTTGCAAGACTCAACGTTGATTGATAAAAACTATTTAAATCGAATCGGTTATCTGCATCTGCTAATATCCTATTATTTCTAAAGTTTATTACATCTCTTTCAAGGCATAATTCCTGCaaagaaatgaaatatttattaacatgtgtgtaattaattttaattgtttCTTTAACTTAAGTGTTTTACCAATACAtgaaacaataatataaggTTAATGTAAAACAAATAGATACAAAAactataatgaaatattattaataataaaagaaaatggtGTGTAACTTACATTTGGGgcatattcaaaaaaacaaataataattgaaaaaagaacatattttaaaatactaATTCTCATTTTTAACtttattcattaaataaatgaaataatgatgataacaTCATATTTACTAGTTTTTTGTTCtaaaatttatgaataagtgaatatatatatatatatatatatatatatataaaatcggaattatttcatttattaactTTTTGCACTTTCTATGGAATTAATGTGTAGCCATTGTGATATATTTcgttatattcattaaaagtttttatggatataaatattatatattttttcaaataaatattaacctttctataaaaaatataccatttttaatataatttataatacattattatatttagtGATACAGttctaatattttatgaacttatatatttccattattcCTTATATATGacaaactaataaatatcaattaaaataataaaatattagatacatatatattttatatactaaTACACACAAACATATAATGAAAACTTAAAAGGTATCGTTTctatttacatttaaatggtttataatttattatgttttataattattttctgctattttaaatattacttAACAAAGCcttatattttatctttttctcaacttacatatatttttagacCCTGATCTTTAatacttttatttataataataatctcacacat
The Plasmodium yoelii strain 17X genome assembly, chromosome: 4 genome window above contains:
- a CDS encoding fam-b protein, giving the protein MRISILKYVLFSIIICFFEYAPNELCLERDVINFRNNRILADADNRFDLNSFYQSTLSLANQLNDYNDDDEEIIYIRNAINSHIKKHKESNTLPDLNNVDKKTKKLINELRTELEEVKKELDNKRNSEIAIQPIQDKRITKKDENISVSEYEDFNKLENEENFLESEDDNFEDEYNKIKSSNNYKKFKINGKIKKHEKKLFKKMMIFMVSQFLIVASGAWYLGILFIPYTFSIVKKCWKLLNFRFKLKKVPR